The genomic stretch CAGCTCCTGAGAAAGGAGGTGTTTCAgcgggtttttttcctccttttatttttttaacatttttttttttcctattttttttacCTCCGGAGCGGACGCTTtcggaggagcagcagcagcagccgccgcggACACGCCGGGGCCGAGCAGGGAGGATGGCCGGGGGGCGCCTCCCGGGGCTGCTCTTCCTCTTGCGTGAGTACAGCCGCGGCGAGTCGCGACACGGAGCCCTGTCGCGATGAGGTGGGCGCTGGCGCTGAGACAGCCCCGGGGCTGCTAGAGCACCGGTCCTGCTCCACCGTCACCGGCTGCCCCATGTCCAGTGCCTTCTCTATCGCGACAGAGACGCCCGGTCGCGACAGGGAACTTACTCCAGCGGgtcggggggagcggggggggatGTTAAGGTGAGCCGGCAGAGGCTTGGGGCAAAAGGCCCCGGGGGGTGCCGCCGCTCAGCGCCTCTCTGCCCGCAGATGCCGCGGCGCGCCTAGCTGCCGAGCAAGAAGTTGAAAATCTCTCCGGGCTCTCCCCTAACCCCGAAAAGGACATTTTCGTGGTGCGGGAAAACCGGACGACGTGTCTCATGGCGGAATTCGCCGCCAAGTTCATCGTCCCCTACGACGTGTGGGCCAGCAACTACGTGGATGTGAgtaggggccggggccgggaaCGGGGGAGTGGGTGGGTAGCGGAGCTGCGGCGCGgcccggggggcggccggggctcGGGTTCGCAGCGCGACAGCCGCAGCCGCGGAGCCGCTGCACGGTGTCACGGCAGgaccgggggcgggggggtgcgtGTGGAAATCCGCCGGTAGTTTTGGAAGGTCCTTCATCCTCGCCGAGGATATTCAGCCGGGGCTGTGGGGGGCCTGTGGGCGCCCaggggggcgcggggccgccCCCCTGAGCCCCGCTCCCCGTTTGCAGCTGATCACGGAGCAAGCCGATATCCCGCTGTCGCGGGGCGCCGAGATGAAGGGCAAGTGCGGCACCAACGAGTCGGAGCTGGAGATCTCCTGGCTGGAGCAAGCGTACACCCTCAAACTCTTCTTCCTGAAGGTACGGGGCTCTCCCCGCGCCCGGGAGCTGCGGGGCGCACGGCGGTGTTGCCGGGGTGTGACCGGCCCTGTCTCGGCAGGAGGGGCACAACACGTCCCGGGGGCAGGAGGCTTTCTGGAGGCTCAGCCGGGTCCAGTTCACCTACGACACCGCCGAGCGCACCTACTTCAAGGACGCCGTCAGCCGTAAGCGCCCCGGGGGGACGGGGTTCAAAGCAGATCCCTGGCGTCTGGCGAGCGccgagccggggcgggggcgacGGCGCCGCGGACACCCCGCGGGCTGCTCGCCTAAATGCGGTTTAacgggggaaaaaagaaacctcaaACCCGCCCGACAAAGCCGGGACCCGGTGCCGGTTTTAAACCGCGTATTAATTTTTGTTCCCCCTCCTTTCTAGTCTTGTTTCTTGGGTTTAATCACCGCGGTTGCCGTGGGAGGGAGAGCCCTACCTCTGCCCGTTTGCTGCGCTGTCCCGGGCCCTCCCGGCGGGACCCAGGGGCCCGAGGGGGTGGGCAGCGGGGCAGGGGTCCGCCTGGTCGGGAAAATTTGCCTCCTTTCCTGCGGGAGATGTTTTTTAAGGTTTATTATCTCCTTGGTTCTGATGATGGTTGAAGAGGTGGGAAAGCCGTGGCTTCCCAAGGTAACAATGAGATCGACATCAATATCCATGCCCCTACACGCCTCCACACCCAACAGCCTCTCCTCTTTTCTGGCTgggtttcctttcttttggcTTTCATTTCGTTGTTAGTCCATTTCTGCTGAGAAATTCGTTGTCTTGTATTGGAAATAGATATACTGTCATTTGCAAGTTGCTGTTCTTCAAGATTTTCAAACTCCAGCGAATGGTGCGTTAAAAGTTTGTGGCGTAAGACGCACTGGACACAGAGCTGGTTTTCCCACTGGTGTTTCTACTGCTTGTGTCCCCAAAACACGGTGGTGGTCGTGCCTCATCACCCTCTGCAAATGCGAAACACTGATCgcctttctgtgctgctggaggggaacaaagggctgcagaagagcaggaggTGGAAGGCTTCCCTCATTCCACCTTGCTGAGCTGCATTCAGCCTTCATTTATAAAACAAGCTTGATGtgatgggaaaatattttctcataatCTATACTTGGGTGAAGTGGTCATGTTGTATTTTCAGGAAAGGTGTTATggcctgttttgctttgtagtGAGGTCCCCAAATAGCATTGCTCCTTCCCACCTGAATTCAGAGCCCAAGTGCAGCCACAGGAATTGCCATTCCCCAAACGTAGGGAGTATGAGCACAGTCCAAGGCTGAAATCTGCATATACATCAATAGAAACCATTCCTCCAACCTTATGGACTTCAAGTCCTGTGACACGAGCATCgctggcagcagcaaagccagctcTCCCCTTTGCGCCGGCAAGACCGCACGCTGCAGCCATCCGTTCCTGCTTGTGGGCAGGCAACCCCAGTGCGGGAGTTGCCCTGGCTATGTGGTGGTGTCATGCCAAAAGCATGGTCCCACCCcaggagaaaatgctgctgtaagAGCAGTGGAGCGTGTGGCCGCCGCATTGCACACTGCCTGCATGCCCTTGTGTTCAATTCATTAGCTTTGTTAATAAAGTCACATCGGTCCCCCAGAGACAGGACCTGACCTCTGCTGTTTCTGCCCCTTGGCCAGCCGGGAAGCACACAGCCAACTCACACCATCTCTCTGCCCTGGTCACCCCAGCTGGGAAGTCCTACGAGTGCCAGGCACAGCAGACCATCTCCCTCATCTCCAGCGACCACCAGAAGTCTGTGCAGCTCTTGCTGTCGGAAGTACGTGTCCAGCCCTTCGACATCACCGCGGATTTTGTCTTCAGTGAAGGTAAGATGCAGGGTGAAGGCACGTCCTGCATCCGcaacatgctgctgctgctgcggcctTTGGGGATGTCGCAATGCGCTGAAGGAATTTGGGTCCCACCTTTATCAGagcaccttcccctccctccagcagGTGGTCAGTGCTCCCTGCAGTCCCTCCAACCCATTCCCTGCCTCCATGGTCCCCCAGAAGCCTTTACAAATTCAGCCCAGCTGCTACTTGGTCAAAACACGGGCTGTCGTTGCATGTACGCTGGCTTCTGTAAGGACTTACCTAGCTAGGTTGCCAGCAAGCCCTGGAGCTGCCTGGTCCCTGGGGAGCCCTGCAAGGGTTGGGTGTCTCCTCTGCAGCACGGAAGGTGCTTCGGTAGAGCTCCAGGGGCTTTTTAGGGCCACTGCACCCTGAGGAAAGCTTGGGGCTGTAGTGGCAGGAAATACTTGCgatgcacattgctggcttcaGTTTGATTAATGCTCATTGCAAGGATGAAGGAAGCGTAACAGAGACTTCAGTGAGGCACCTCATGCGCCAAACACAGGGGATGCTGTTCCTCTTCTTAGGTTTCTTTAACGTTAATTGCGGATAAAAGAAAATGCGAGCTAACACGTGCTGTTTGTATCAAAGGGTTGtactgaagtcagcagcagtACTGCCGTGGGGCAGAATTCCTGCAGATTTTTCCTGCCTTTATCTTGAGGAACCTGTGGTGCTCCTCCTTCCCAACATCCTCCTGCCTGTTCCATCAGGTTGAATGAGGGAGTGTAAACATGCTCACCTGAATTAGGACTTCGAGACTAGTCCCCTTTTTATAGTGCCATCTTAGCAAATTGGTTAACTCCATTATTGTAAAAAGATGCAAATAAAATTTGTAATAGCCAAATCTTTTAATAACGAGCTAGAAAATGGTGGTGTTATTTTCAAGCTTAGCATTAAAAATTTGGGGCTTTATTATTTTGCGTGTGGGAAATATTTTAGAACACAATAAAAAGCCAGCACTGACTACAGAACCGAGCACTTACACTCATGACTCACATTCCTCTAACTGATGTAGTAAATACATGCTATTATGTACGCTGGCTCTGGCAGAGCTCTGTGTGGCTGAATTACTCATGGCAAGGCCAGTGTAGTACAGAGTAGGTTTTATCCGTGGGcacaaataaatctttttttttttttttcctatcgAAGTAGTACCACATTTTGCATAGGTTACAGTGAGAAAAAAGTAGAATTTAATAGTCTCCTATTATTTTTTGTTGGCACATCTtcatcctctcctcccttctgtgGATCCAGGCTTCCTGCACTCAGGGTTTAGCTGGGCAGACCTTGGAGGCTgagaaaagcatatttaaaatatgcaagtcTGGACTCAGTTTTAGCTGCTGTGTCTCTGTGATACCAAACCTGTCAAGTCCAAGAGCTCGTGTTTAAAAGAACCAGACTTGGGGTTCATTGCCAAAGGCAACTACCTGCCTTTTTCATGATATGCTCTTTCATATCAGgcagttttggtttggtttggtttggttttttttcctttgttgttgtAGTTtcgttgttgttttttttttttctccaggacaCAAAGAGGCCCTGGTTGGTTTAGCAATCTTTAAACATGTGTGGGGAATTCCTCCTCCTGAGGAAAGCACGGTTTCTCTTTGCCaggctttctgtttttttgttgttgctctcATTATTTAGTGACACTTCTTTTTGTTGAATTCCACTGGAAGTTAAATAGCAAAGAGCACCTGGAGAGGATGGTCAGAAATGCCCAAGAGGTCATTTATCAATGAAGCTTCGTGCAGGGCTCTGGCACTTCTCCCAGTGGCATGTCCCCACCAGCCCTGCGGACCAGCGTGTCCTCAGCACATGCATGGCAAAACATGATTCTTTGTGGGGTCTGATAATCACTGCCAATCTTAAATTACAGTAATTAGCCTTCTCCTTTTTGGTTCATTAATTTCCCATTAGGTAAAATTCCTATTAATTATGAACAAGctacagaacattttaaaatattttagaatagaGAAAGAGACCTGCTAGAGCAGAAGAATTGCAGAGATGCAGGAGTGTCGACACCCTTTTACCACAAAGAAATGGGGGGAAAGGTTTTGTCATTAGTCCTGACACTGTCCTGTCTGGGATAGACTAAAAAGCTTGTAGTCTGTGATTGGAttgctcttggtttttttgaatgCTTAAACTCATGtgctagaatattttttttttctttttaagaccCTGCTTCCAACCCtcacaaaaaatataaaaatgtacataaatatatatatttagtttttttcagtacagaagcagaacattttttttcattcagagctggggaaatttttttttttttaatagggaaaaTGTGCATACATTTTTCAGCTTAAAAGATCAGTAAAAGGAGAGCTGGATCAAGATCATGCGAGGAGAACATTTAAATTGATGAAAGAACCCCACAGAAATTGTCACCTCTTTTGATTTTCATCAAAATAACGCAAAATACTAATACAAAATGATACAAAGGCTGAGAATTAGGGACCAGGATTGTGGGACGTCTCATCTCCCTCTGAGCCATCGCAAATGAGGGCCATATTTTCTCAAGGGATCTGGGCACCTAGTAGCTCCTCTTTGCAAGGTATGCAGCCACCTTTAAAAaatcactgtcttttttttttttttttcctttttattaagcTAATCACTTAACAAACGCCCATCTCAAAATCTCAAAAATTCATCCTATCATGCCAGACACAACTGGGCTGTTTTTTCATCCTTTCGAACAGCCCCTGCACCGGTCGTCAGGCTTGTGGTCGTGACTGCGGGAAACTGCTGATTTTGTTGCCGTGCTGCTATTTGTTCTGCAGAAGGATGCTGAAACAAGAAAATGGGCCTGTTGGGTGGTTTCATAGCCTAGTACTGAAATTGGACGAGCACTCACCATAGAAACCGTGGCGGTACGTGAGCCTGGGTGCTGTGTGGCGTCGGAGGAAGCACAGCACAAAAGAACAATGGGGACGTACCTAAATGCCTCCTTTGTATCCGCCTGCAGTCTTTGTTTGACGGGGCAGGGACCCTGGGCTGCGGGGTGGCACCTCTCTGGCAGAGGGGTGACCCCGCTGGGTTCGGGATGCAGCAAAACTCCCAGCATCACCTGAAAATTTGCCAGGGacctttttgctttcctgtagtgagggtAAAACCTAGCGATTTAGGAAATGCTGAGATCCCTGCGACCTGAAGCAAAAAACTCAGGAAAATTTGATGGAAAGGGCTGTTTTCCTGCGGAAGGCattgatttaaaatacatagcAGTTCCCAATGTGATGGCATTTCATTTGTCGTGCATCAACCAGCCCACCTGCCCGCACTGTGCTTGATGGGGTTGAGTGTCTGAATCTGTGGCTGCCGTGGACTTTATGCAAACCCTTCTGCCCTCCCACTCCccctttgcattttcctttgctgataGACCAGGGATGATACCTGTTACCTGCCTCCCTGTGGTGTTGTGGACCTCAGTGCCTATGCAATGCTTTGAACTCTTGGGGTGAAAAATGCTTATAAATGTTAAAGTATACTGttataaatgtgaaaatattttcatttgtgtaaAATGATGTGTTTTAACATTATGTTAAtgtcaaaatacaaaattcattCTCCTAGCAGTCAGCACCTAGAGAGCCTTAGTTCTGCTGCAAATGTGCTTGTGCTTACCACTTGCCTGTGCCTCCGTGCTGGGTCCCCCACAGCCCTATTCCCATTCCCTCTATGCTCTCTGAAGAGCCCAGACTTTCGCAGTCTGctccaaaaggagaaaatggatCTGTCTGGTGAGGAGAAGGTGTTGGTAAGGCAGGGGGTGGCTGCCCTGCAaggctgctggggcagagcgCTTTCTGCCCGTGGAGGTGCAGCAGTGTTTGTGGGTGTGCTGCTGGAGACTGCGAGCTttgccttgcctttttttttttttttcttttttttcctattggctttttttcttttaatcctcTTTAAAAAGTGTCAGGATAAAGAACTATCTTCCTTGGCTGCTTGCAAGATTTGACACCTTCTTGAGTTGTGACTCAGACACTTAAATACAGCTGTGGCTTTCTGTGGACACCAGAGCTTTGGCCACGTCCTCTGGCCCATTTTGTGCTCTGCAGCTCGTTTGCTTTGGCAAAAGCTGGGAATTCAAATATTGCAAGCAGGTGCTTTAGAGTTGGGTTAGTCCTCTGCATCGTGGCACTAGTGCTTTTAGCTTTGccttcttcactgactgcaGACCTCCATGTTCACCCCGTTCTCCTGCAAACTCAGCATCGTTCTTGTTTAAGGAAAGGCACACAGGCAAACCTGCTATGTTTGAGCACAGGTGAATGTCCTCAGTTGGGTTTACAGCAggcttgtttcatttttctgtaggGTTTAAGCTAAAccactttcaaagcaaaaattagTGCCTGCCGGAGGAGATTGCAGTGGCTGGACTAAAACACCGCTAATTGGCACATCAGCACACCCCGGCCCATCGGGCTGTCTGCAGGCACGTGGTGAGTGCACAGGGGCTCCTCTAGCATGGATCCTTCCCGTCGGAGGGGTGCTGCTTTGTCCTGGCACGTGGGCAGTGGGGTCGGAGCACCGTGCATGCCTTTTCCCGCAGTCAGGTCTGGGATGCCAACCTGCCGCTGTGTCTCTGCCTTGGCACCGCAAGTCTGGTCAGGCCTTAGCATCCTAAACCGGGAAGGCTTTCATAAAGCTCTAGAAACCTGATTTTGGGAGCTAAATAataatcagggtttttttcccctttctcctgaatacaaacaaacaaaacccctgcaTTGCAGCAAGTGCTGAATCGCCTGTAACAGTCCTGGTGATTAATCACTCCTCTGGTGAAACAGTGAGCAACTGGAACcgaaaaggacattttttttgttagactacatttcacttttgcttttttgtttcacttcattttcagctcaaaatgtttcctgatgGCATTGCTGCGAGCCAAGTGCTGGGAGGAGGGCTCTGCTCCGGGAGGTGACAGAGCTCTGGAGGTGCTGGCACCGCTGGAGATAAGGTCCCTGCTGACACCTCCTGCCTGGGCCTGGGGGGTCTCTGGgtttttcctgctctttgccACATGCCCTTAGATTTGTAGAGCGTTTGCCGTTTGTGGTTCATTGCAGTTCTCTCTGTCTTGCAATCAGCTGCCTGGGGAACCCATCTGCACAGTCTTTAGCAACGGGAGGAATTAGTGGTGCCCTTTGTATCTGCTCATCTAACATGCAGCCTTTTTTCACCTGCTTTTTTCTTGTAAGTAATTGCTGTCTTcattgttttcagcacaaatctaGTGCTGTGAAGATGACCCAGGGGCCAGAGCACTGTCCCTCCTGTCCCttgtagctattttttttctttttttttcccagagtgggcattttttttctttttggtctgGCAGACCCAACTCGGCAACATCGGCTTGCCTGTCCATCAGCACGAATAAGCAACAGTCccgtggggaaaaaaggaaatcgTGATCCTGTCATTCAGGCCTGCAGTAGACTCTGGAAGTGTAAGGGAGGTGAACCGGGATTACCAGCATAATGTATTTCCCAACCTTGGTGGCTTTTGCAAGCTAAATAGAAAAGTGTTTTCCCATTGTAGCTATGGTTATTTTCTAGTGGTTTATTAGACTATGATGGGGACTTGTGGGTCGGAGAGAAAAACACTGGGGAGGGCCGTGTTGCTTCTGCTCATCCTCATCCTTTGCCATATTTGACAAAAAACGTGACGTTCTGGGATGCTGTTTGGCCACAAACACACATGTGCTCTGCCAGTGCTGGTAAACTCCCCATGGGGAGCTCACAGAGACGGGAGAGATGCTGTTAGATCTCTGCCAACTTGCAGATAGAGgggaaaaatctttttaacGATAAGCAGGGTACGTCTGATGGAGGATTAAAGACTTATTGATGTTGAGGTCTCATGATGCAATCTTTATAGACTCTGTAACTAAATAAACAAAGCAGATCTTCAGCCGTGGTCAGGAAACTTGTACTTATCCTGTCGCATTCCCAACAAAGCCATGGCTGTACATGGCAGAGAGGCATGAAGAGGAACTTAGGGGCACGAAAGCGTTTTTTCCCACCGCGTCAGCTGGTTTGACAGATGTTACCTCTCCCTCCAAACCCTGCATTGTGACTGtgatttccctttcctccaaaGCAATTGATTTTCCCCCCAGGACTCCGATGATGGCTGCTGTCTCTCATTGCTGCTGCGGCTGTTTTTGCTGCGCAGGGACCCCTGGTGCGGAGCTGTGACTCTGGGTTGCTACTGCAGCAGGAGTTGAGATTTGCAATGTCgcattcatttctctctttctctttccttttctttctttccctgcagaACACAAGTGCCCAGTGGACCAGAGGGAGCAGTTAGAAGAAACCCTGCCTCTGATTTTGGGCCTGATACTGGGGTTGGTTATCGTGATAACCCTCTGCGTTTACCATATCCACCACAAGCTGACAGCTAACCAAGTGCAAATTCCTCGGGACAGATCTCAGTACAAACACATGGGATAGGGGACAGGATGGAGCAGCCCATATATTTATCaggtagaaaaagcaaaagcacttttttctaAGGTGAGGAAAGGTTATGGGGGGGGCGAGAGACGGTATTCACAACACCTAGTCGTGGGTATTTCATGGAGATGCACAAGTTAAGATTAGGCTTTAATCTAGTCAGTGCAGAGACATAGCTGTCTCTGTAAGAAGACTCAGAGCATCTGATTTTAGGAGTCTGTCTGTGGCAGTAGGTGGTACGAATACCTTCTTAAGCAGCTGGGCTGATGATCTGGAAATAGAAATGCTTTGCATGTCAAACTTCAACACTGGGGgcaaaattagcttttttttttttctttttttttccttttttccctctcaagAGACTCTTCCCTCCCCAATGCATTGCTCTTAGCAGCGTTCAGCCCTCTCTGTTTATGTCTGTACAGGGAGCAGGGCTAGGGGACAGAGCCATTGCACAGACTTCGTTAAGGTCCTCTAATGAAGGGATTCAAACCACATTCCTGAAGTTTGCACTTATGTCAAGGAAAGCATGAAGGCAATACAAGTGtgttttgagggggaaaaaacccaaaccaaaaaaaaaaaaaaggccagaaCCTCAAGCTGGTATAAACTGGAGTAACTCCAGTGCAGCAGATCGCAGCCAGCTGAGGAGCTGACCTGACACTTGAGACCGAGTGAAGAAAGTTTGTTTTTGCTTCTTGAGCCACATCTGaactaaacttaaaaaaataattaaaaaaaagagtattgaTACACAAATTACAAAGTGCCATGCTACTGCAAGTCAACTGAGAAATGCTTCTGGCTGGACATCCTGCACGTATTGTGATTGTCGTTGAGATGTTACATTGCTACCTGTAACCAATATTTtcacaatgaaacaaaaaaaaaaaaaagaaaacagaaatgttaaagtTACTATGCAGATTATTCAGGTATAATCTAATGTAACGGAAAACAATATAAGGGAACCCTTGACATCTATCCTTAAATGtagacaatttttaaaattaattaaaacatgtACATATATAATACTTGATTTGCcttcttattttgaaatgatGTAATGCTTTTTACTAACTCCATGATACCTAATGGAATTGGTGCAAAAATACATCGTCTGAATGGATGTTAAATGTAGGATTTAGTCTAGCGGTATTTTAGGTACAGATGGTTTGGTGAAGACATGGTGGTAGCTCAGTATTCTGTGATTTGTTGGTTATTTCTAATATTCTAATCTctcagctgtttctttcttatGTGTTTTGTGGGCAATGGTGTGTTTCACTCTGGTCCTGTCGAGTTCCCACTGAAACGTTTGGCTTCCCTTGGCTCTGGTGTTACTGCAGCAAGAGTTAGTCCAGACCTTGTATTAGTTTAGGCTATGGAAAGTAACCTTCTTGGTTCTGAACTGATTTGATCCAAATAGGGGCTCATACAGACTGTTCTCTTTCAGCTTAAAACAGGataataagcaaagaaaaatagtaatttcaaTGTCGAGAAATGTGAGGGGAGAAACTTAACTGCTTTTTAATGCTGCAGTCTCCTCCAAAATttagttggttttggttttttttttttttatgaaggtGGATGCAGCAAGAGCCTTTCTTTAGTCCTGTCTTATTCCTGGTCTCATTTCTATGTtatgttcagctttttgttttctcgTTTGGATGTAAGAAGCAGAATTATGGTGCTAATGAAGCTTGTGGCTTtgcccttttcttttaaagctctgGTGAAAGTGTTCTGGGCGGGCTTTGGGTTGACCAAGTGCCACTGTCTACAATGAGCtgattattataaaaaaaagaaaaaaaaagaaaaggttcttTTAGAGGCAGCCAGAAAAAGCCATAGGTAGCAGGAGAGTaaataaaaggattaaaagTTCATCCTTAATAGAGAGGGGCCATAGTTATCAGCTTTGTCCTGCCTCCCTCTTGTCTGCCCTCCAGCCAGACAGGctctcccagccagctcccatCAGCCTGGAACATCTGCTCCTGTATTTGACATCccaaaaaatcaaagtaaaataaaaaaggaagcaaacgGCTGAACTGCAGATTCCAAAGGAGCCCCTCCATTGTACTTAGTCTTCCGAACAGCACGTTTTGGCAAGGCGGCTGCAGGAACGAGCCGTTGGGATGGCACAGTTACGTGGGTGAGCAGCGGTGGGGCAGGACATGGAGGCAGGATGGGGATGGAAATTGCATCAAACTGGAGACATCCCAGTCAGTAAGAGGCCAGTCCTCACCTGGCTGGTTTTCTCCCAGTGAGCTGCAAGTCTTTGGTGTCAATAGGAGCAATTTCTGCTGGTTCGGTTGAGTATAATGAGAGAGATAAAAGACTTGGGACGTTGTCTGTGAAAaatgggggaagagaaggacTTTGAGGCTGGAAACAAGGGGAAGGATCCTATTTTTCCCCTGTGCCATCTGTTTCTCCAGGAGAGCCcatgagggcttttttttctccctcttttcacATTCATCAGCACCtgtccctccccccccccccttctttttccttgcaaaactTGAGTTAGTTGTGTGTCAGTTTGGATATCAAAACTTTAAATGGGGGACATAAAACAGAGCTACTTCCCTTCCACTTGTCTTTAGGAGAAGCTTTACAGAGATAAGGAAGTGCACATCACAGCACTTTTTAtaagttgtttttatttctgatccACCCCACGTTTTTAACCCAAAGAAGGGATAATTGTACTGGGCTTGCATTTCTCAGCTACTTTCCATGACCCCTGAGTGGATCCAGCCTTGCACTGTGGCCATTGCATCgccagtggcagaagcagaGTAGATGCAAAGTATTCCAAAATATACAACCAAGCAAAGTCTTCATGCTTCTTTCCTCTTGGCCTCCTGCATTTACCTCGTGTGATGGCTCCTCACACAAGCCATCGGTGGCAATCCCATCTGCACTATAGTTTCTTATATTCCACAGAAATTGTACTTATTTTGCAGAGTTGGTTTGGAGGCAGGAAGGGGATTGTCAATAGCTGGCGAGGGGTTGACAGATACTTCTCAAAACTGGAGCAGGACGTGGGAAACCCACTGCTCGGTACCCCTGCAGCATTTGATGGGCTATGTTTAACCTTTATCCTCCCTTGGAAGCTACAATTCAGGGTTTATATGGAGCTGTTTGAAGGCAACAAAACCTGGGGCTTGGC from Buteo buteo chromosome 9, bButBut1.hap1.1, whole genome shotgun sequence encodes the following:
- the LAMP5 gene encoding lysosome-associated membrane glycoprotein 5, with the protein product MAGGRLPGLLFLLHAAARLAAEQEVENLSGLSPNPEKDIFVVRENRTTCLMAEFAAKFIVPYDVWASNYVDLITEQADIPLSRGAEMKGKCGTNESELEISWLEQAYTLKLFFLKEGHNTSRGQEAFWRLSRVQFTYDTAERTYFKDAVSPGKHTANSHHLSALVTPAGKSYECQAQQTISLISSDHQKSVQLLLSEVRVQPFDITADFVFSEEHKCPVDQREQLEETLPLILGLILGLVIVITLCVYHIHHKLTANQVQIPRDRSQYKHMG